In one window of Burkholderia sp. NRF60-BP8 DNA:
- a CDS encoding DUF5943 domain-containing protein gives MQPQLPINVDPDTGVWTTDALPMLYVPRHFFTNNHVAVEEALGVEAYAEILYKAGYKSAYHWCDKEAKLHGLTGMAVFEHYLKRLSQRGWGLFSIIEADPASARAKIELRHSSFVLQQPGKEGKLCYMFAGWFAGAMDWVNDTTPEGKNAPRAQSKEVQCAAEHHDHCVFEVSPLAH, from the coding sequence ATGCAACCGCAACTGCCGATCAACGTCGATCCCGATACCGGCGTCTGGACCACCGACGCGCTGCCGATGCTGTACGTGCCGCGCCACTTCTTCACGAACAACCACGTCGCCGTCGAGGAAGCGCTCGGCGTCGAAGCGTATGCCGAGATCCTCTACAAGGCCGGCTACAAGTCCGCTTACCACTGGTGCGACAAGGAAGCGAAGCTGCACGGCCTGACCGGCATGGCCGTGTTCGAGCACTACCTGAAGCGCCTGTCGCAACGCGGCTGGGGCCTGTTCTCGATCATCGAGGCCGATCCGGCCAGCGCCCGCGCGAAGATCGAACTGCGCCACTCGTCGTTCGTGCTCCAGCAACCGGGCAAGGAAGGCAAGCTCTGCTACATGTTCGCCGGCTGGTTCGCGGGCGCGATGGACTGGGTCAACGACACGACGCCGGAAGGCAAGAACGCGCCGCGCGCGCAATCGAAGGAAGTGCAGTGCGCGGCCGAGCATCACGACCACTGCGTCTTCGAAGTGTCGCCGCTCGCGCACTGA
- a CDS encoding dipeptidase: protein MSTLHQDSIIIDGLNISKFEKPVFEDMRKGGITAANCTVSVWENFAKTVDNIGVMKKKIRDNGELLTLVRTTDDIFRAKKEGKTGIILGFQNAHAFEDNLGYIEAFADMGVRVVQLCYNTQNLVGTGCYERDGGLSDFGREVITEMNRVGIMVDLSHVGGNTSSEAIAFSKKPVCYSHCLPSGLKEHPRNKSDAQLKEIADAGGFVGVTMFAPFLKRGIEANIDDYIEAIDYVVNLIGEDAVGIGTDFTQDYAKEFFDMLTHDKGRYRQLTNFGKVINPEGIRTIGEFPNLTAAMERHGWKESRIRKIMGENWVRVFKDVWGA from the coding sequence ATGAGCACGCTGCATCAGGACAGCATCATCATCGACGGACTGAACATCTCGAAGTTCGAGAAGCCGGTGTTCGAGGACATGCGAAAGGGCGGCATCACGGCCGCGAACTGCACGGTGTCGGTGTGGGAAAACTTCGCCAAGACCGTCGACAACATCGGCGTGATGAAGAAGAAGATCCGCGACAACGGCGAGCTGCTGACGCTCGTGCGCACGACGGACGACATCTTCCGCGCGAAGAAGGAAGGCAAGACCGGCATCATCCTCGGCTTCCAGAACGCGCATGCGTTCGAGGACAACCTCGGCTACATCGAGGCGTTCGCCGACATGGGCGTGCGCGTCGTGCAGCTCTGCTACAACACGCAGAACCTGGTCGGCACCGGCTGCTACGAGCGCGACGGCGGGCTGTCGGACTTCGGCCGCGAAGTGATCACCGAGATGAACCGCGTCGGCATCATGGTCGACCTGTCGCATGTGGGCGGCAACACGTCGTCGGAAGCGATCGCATTCTCGAAGAAGCCGGTGTGCTATTCGCACTGCCTGCCGTCGGGCCTGAAGGAGCATCCGCGCAACAAGAGCGACGCGCAGCTGAAGGAGATCGCCGATGCGGGCGGCTTCGTCGGCGTGACGATGTTCGCGCCGTTCCTGAAGCGCGGGATCGAAGCGAACATCGACGACTACATCGAGGCGATCGACTACGTCGTGAACCTGATCGGCGAGGATGCGGTCGGCATCGGCACGGACTTCACGCAGGACTATGCGAAGGAGTTCTTCGACATGCTCACGCACGACAAGGGCCGCTATCGCCAACTGACGAACTTCGGCAAGGTGATCAACCCGGAAGGTATCCGTACGATCGGCGAATTCCCGAACCTGACCGCCGCGATGGAGCGCCACGGCTGGAAGGAATCGCGGATCCGCAAGATCATGGGCGAGAACTGGGTGCGCGTGTTCAAGGACGTGTGGGGCGCGTAA
- a CDS encoding NADH:flavin oxidoreductase, with protein sequence MRYPHLFKPMQLNQLTLRNRIVSTAHAEVYAEPGGLPGDRYIRYYEEKAKGGVGLAICGGSSPVSIDSPQGWWKSVNLSNDKIIDPLTRLADTMHKHGAKIMIQATHMGRRSSFHGEHWPHLMSPSGVREPVHRGNAKIIEIEEIRRIIGDFAAAAKRVKAAGMDGIEISAAHQHLIDQFWSKRSNHRTDEWGGSLENRLRFGIEVLTAVREAVGKDFCVGLRMCGDEFHEDGLDHEALKEIAQAMSETGLIDYLSVVGSGGDTHNTIANCMPPMALPPEPFVHLAAGIKSVVKIPVMHAQSIRDAGQAERLLANGMIDLVGMTRAQIADPHMVIKIRDGREDEIKQCVGANYCIDRQYNGLDVLCIQNAATSREATMPHIIEKSRGPKRKVVVVGAGPAGLEAARVAKLRGHDVVLFEKNAEVGGQVMIAAKAPQREQMSGIIRWFDMETKRLGVDRRLGVAADEKTIMAEKPDIVVLATGGSSFTWQVPAWGVAEGLAVSSWDILTGKVEPKQNVLLFDGVSTHAGAGVADFMASRGSKVEVVTPDVKVADDCGGTTFPIFYRRLYAFGVIPTPNTMLDRVYEENGKMIAVLRNEYTEELEERAVDQVVIENGSSPNDELYWKLKPESVNRGQIDPHTLFAAEPQPCLSEELGNGRFLLFRVGDCISMHNVHGAIYDSLRLVKDF encoded by the coding sequence ATGCGTTATCCCCACCTGTTCAAACCCATGCAGCTGAACCAGCTGACGCTGCGCAACCGGATCGTCAGCACGGCGCACGCGGAAGTGTATGCCGAGCCGGGCGGCCTGCCGGGCGACCGCTATATCCGCTACTACGAAGAAAAGGCGAAGGGTGGCGTCGGCCTGGCCATCTGCGGCGGCTCGAGCCCGGTCTCGATCGACAGCCCGCAAGGCTGGTGGAAATCGGTGAACCTGTCGAACGACAAGATCATCGACCCGCTCACGCGCTTGGCCGACACGATGCACAAGCACGGCGCGAAGATCATGATCCAGGCGACGCACATGGGCCGCCGCTCGTCGTTCCACGGCGAGCACTGGCCGCACCTGATGTCGCCGTCGGGCGTGCGCGAGCCCGTGCACCGCGGCAACGCGAAGATCATCGAGATCGAGGAAATCCGCCGCATCATCGGCGATTTCGCGGCGGCCGCGAAGCGCGTGAAGGCGGCCGGCATGGACGGCATCGAAATCTCCGCCGCGCACCAGCACCTGATCGACCAGTTCTGGAGCAAGCGTTCGAACCATCGCACCGACGAATGGGGCGGCAGCCTCGAAAACCGCCTGCGCTTCGGCATCGAAGTGCTGACGGCCGTGCGCGAGGCGGTCGGCAAGGACTTCTGCGTCGGTCTGCGCATGTGCGGCGACGAATTCCACGAGGACGGCCTCGATCACGAAGCGCTGAAGGAAATCGCGCAGGCGATGTCGGAGACGGGCCTGATCGACTACCTGAGCGTGGTCGGGTCGGGCGGCGACACGCACAACACGATCGCGAACTGCATGCCGCCGATGGCGCTGCCGCCGGAGCCGTTCGTGCACCTCGCGGCCGGCATCAAGTCGGTCGTGAAGATCCCGGTGATGCACGCGCAGAGCATCCGCGACGCGGGCCAGGCCGAGCGCCTGCTCGCGAACGGCATGATCGACCTGGTCGGCATGACGCGCGCGCAGATCGCCGATCCGCACATGGTGATCAAGATCCGCGACGGCCGCGAGGACGAAATCAAGCAGTGCGTCGGCGCGAACTACTGCATCGACCGCCAGTACAACGGTCTAGACGTGCTGTGCATCCAGAACGCCGCGACGTCGCGCGAAGCGACGATGCCGCACATCATCGAGAAGTCGCGCGGTCCGAAGCGCAAGGTCGTGGTGGTCGGCGCCGGCCCCGCGGGCCTCGAGGCGGCGCGCGTCGCGAAGCTGCGCGGCCACGACGTCGTGCTGTTCGAGAAGAACGCGGAAGTGGGCGGCCAGGTGATGATCGCCGCGAAGGCGCCGCAGCGCGAGCAGATGTCGGGGATCATCCGTTGGTTCGACATGGAAACGAAGCGTCTGGGCGTCGACCGGCGTCTCGGCGTGGCCGCCGACGAGAAGACGATCATGGCCGAGAAGCCGGACATCGTCGTGCTCGCGACGGGCGGCTCGAGCTTCACGTGGCAGGTGCCGGCGTGGGGCGTGGCCGAAGGCCTCGCCGTCAGCTCGTGGGACATCCTGACCGGCAAGGTCGAGCCGAAGCAGAACGTGCTGCTGTTCGACGGCGTGAGCACGCATGCGGGCGCGGGCGTGGCCGACTTCATGGCGAGCCGCGGCTCGAAGGTCGAGGTCGTCACGCCGGACGTGAAGGTGGCCGACGACTGCGGCGGCACGACGTTCCCGATCTTCTATCGCCGCCTGTACGCATTCGGCGTGATTCCGACGCCGAACACGATGCTCGATCGCGTCTATGAAGAGAACGGCAAGATGATCGCCGTGCTGCGCAACGAGTACACGGAAGAGCTGGAAGAGCGCGCGGTCGACCAGGTGGTGATCGAGAACGGTTCGTCGCCGAACGACGAACTGTACTGGAAGCTCAAGCCGGAGTCGGTGAACCGCGGCCAGATCGATCCGCACACGCTGTTCGCGGCCGAGCCGCAGCCGTGCCTGTCGGAAGAACTCGGCAACGGCCGTTTCCTGCTGTTCCGTGTCGGCGACTGCATTTCGATGCACAACGTCCACGGGGCCATCTACGACTCGCTGCGTCTCGTGAAGGATTTCTGA